A DNA window from Hemibagrus wyckioides isolate EC202008001 linkage group LG11, SWU_Hwy_1.0, whole genome shotgun sequence contains the following coding sequences:
- the LOC131362167 gene encoding uncharacterized protein LOC131362167 encodes MVSSLNIMLTALTTLLNTLTTLNTLTTLLNTLTTLNTLTTLLNTLTTLNTLNTLLNTLTTLNTLNTLLNTLTTLNTLTTLLTTLNTLTTLLNTLTTQNTLNTLLNMLITQNTLTTLLTTLNTLTTLLNTLTTLNTLTTLLNTLTTLNTLNTLLNTLTTLNTLTTLLTTLNTLTTLLNTLTTQNTLNTLLNMLITQNTLTTLLTTLNTLTTLLNTLTTLNTLTTLLNTLTTLNTLNTLLNTLTTLNTLNTLLNMLITQNTLKTRVTALNTTTILTTLIRLDTELSECVCVCQSVNIPTHIFGHTHSGVWSVSECVCQSMCVCWSVCVCQSLCVLESVCCC; translated from the coding sequence ATGGTTTCATCACTGAACATAATGCTGACCGCACTGACcacactgctgaacacactgaccacactaaacacactgaccacactgctgaacacactaaccacactaaacacactgaccacactgctgaacacactgaccacactaaacacactgaacacactgctgaacacactgaccacactaaacacactgaacacactgctgaacacactgaccacactaaacacactgaccacactgctgaccacactaaacacactgaccacactgctgaacacactgaccacacaaaacacactgaacacactgctgaACATGCTgatcacacagaacacactgaccacactgctgaccacactaaatacactgaccacactgctgaacacactgaccacactaaacacactgaccacactgctgaacacactgaccacactaaacacactgaacacactgctgaacacactgaccacactaaacacactgaccacactgctgaccacactaaacacactgaccacactgctgaacacactgaccacacaaaacacactgaacacactgctgaACATGCTgatcacacagaacacactgaccacactgctgaccacactaaatacactgaccacactgctgaacacactgaccacactaaacacactgaccacactgctgaacacactgaccacactaaacacactgaacacactgctgaacacactgaccacactaaacacactgaacacactgctgaACATGCTgatcacacagaacacactgaaaacaagggtgactgcactgaacacaacaACCATACTGACCACACTAATCAGACTAGACACTGAACtatcggagtgtgtgtgtgtgtgtcagagtgtgaaCATTCCGACACACATAttcggacacacacactccggagTCTGGAGTGtatcggagtgtgtgtgtcagagtatgtgtgtgtgttggagtgtgtgtgtgtgtcagagtttatgtgtgttggagagtgtgtgttgctgcTGA